One window of Flavobacterium ammonificans genomic DNA carries:
- a CDS encoding endo-arabinase codes for MKWKAALSLIISISAFAYSQQMDEETAIKKLLEKESATWRTKDVKGHADCWHIQPYSRILVSLPDGQTIDVPPTVMKNQKPETMGNGGFAVNSNYKMSIAKNNAWVSHDELSTDVEGKRTWSYEIRLLEKVNEQWKLVGQSLHIYKREN; via the coding sequence ATGAAATGGAAAGCCGCATTGAGTTTAATCATTAGTATTTCCGCTTTTGCGTATAGCCAACAAATGGATGAAGAAACAGCTATCAAGAAACTATTAGAAAAAGAATCCGCTACCTGGAGAACCAAAGATGTAAAAGGTCATGCAGATTGTTGGCACATTCAACCCTATAGTAGAATCTTAGTTTCTTTACCCGATGGACAAACCATAGACGTACCTCCTACTGTAATGAAGAATCAAAAACCAGAAACTATGGGCAATGGCGGATTTGCAGTAAACTCCAATTATAAAATGAGTATTGCTAAAAATAATGCTTGGGTAAGCCATGACGAATTATCGACAGATGTTGAAGGGAAACGCACTTGGTCTTATGAAATTCGATTATTAGAAAAAGTGAACGAACAATGGAAATTAGTAGGACAATCACTCCACATTTACAAACGAGAAAACTAA
- the rho gene encoding transcription termination factor Rho — protein sequence MFDISALKNMKLSELQDIAKLAKTIKFAGVKKEDLIAQIVEQQLATSKEDNTSVEVGTEKPKRARILPSKKESVQATQDTEEVSNTTSNGAEIASETSESEAPKIVKFNKLAYEQKIAKKEKVTTKVTTGAPELPLETPSNESGETPAVVKKVNPNQLNKQNQNPNQNGNQNQNPNQKNKKSNFGHSDYEFDGIIESEGVLEMMPDGYGFLRSSDYNYLASPDDIYLSTSQIRLFGLKTGDTVKGVVRPPKEGEKFFPLVRVLKINGHDPQVVRDRVSFEHLTPVFPKEKFKLAEKQSTISTRIIDLFSPIGKGQRGMIVAQPKTGKTMLLKDIANAIAANHPEVYLIVLLIDERPEEVTDMQRSVRGEVIASTFDREPQEHVKIANIVLEKAKRLVECGHDVVILLDSITRLARAYNTVQPASGKVLSGGVDANALQKPKRFFGAARNVENGGSLSIIATALTETGSKMDEVIFEEFKGTGNMELQLDRKIANKRIFPAIDLTSSSTRRDDLLLDPQTLQRMWIMRKYLSDMNPVEAMDFINDRFKKTKNNEEFLISMND from the coding sequence ATGTTTGATATTTCTGCATTAAAAAACATGAAGCTTTCTGAGCTTCAAGACATTGCTAAATTAGCTAAAACCATAAAGTTTGCTGGGGTTAAAAAAGAAGATTTAATTGCTCAAATTGTAGAGCAACAACTTGCAACTTCAAAAGAAGACAATACATCAGTTGAGGTAGGAACTGAAAAACCTAAAAGAGCAAGAATACTTCCTTCAAAAAAAGAATCAGTTCAAGCGACTCAGGATACCGAAGAGGTTTCCAATACAACATCTAATGGAGCTGAAATTGCCTCTGAGACTTCAGAAAGTGAGGCTCCTAAAATAGTTAAGTTCAATAAATTGGCTTACGAACAAAAGATAGCAAAAAAAGAAAAAGTAACAACAAAAGTTACTACAGGAGCACCTGAATTGCCATTGGAAACGCCTTCTAATGAATCTGGAGAAACTCCAGCGGTTGTTAAAAAAGTAAATCCAAATCAATTAAATAAACAAAACCAGAATCCAAATCAAAACGGAAACCAGAATCAGAATCCGAACCAAAAGAACAAGAAAAGTAATTTTGGTCACTCGGATTATGAGTTTGATGGAATCATTGAAAGTGAAGGTGTATTAGAAATGATGCCTGATGGCTATGGTTTCTTGCGTTCTTCTGATTATAATTATTTGGCTTCGCCAGATGATATTTATTTATCAACTTCTCAAATTCGTCTATTTGGTTTAAAAACTGGAGATACTGTAAAAGGAGTGGTACGCCCTCCAAAAGAAGGAGAGAAATTCTTTCCATTAGTGCGCGTATTAAAAATTAATGGTCACGATCCACAAGTGGTTCGCGATAGAGTTTCATTTGAACATTTAACGCCTGTTTTTCCAAAAGAAAAATTCAAATTGGCTGAAAAGCAAAGTACTATTTCTACGCGAATTATTGATTTGTTTTCTCCAATAGGAAAAGGACAACGTGGTATGATTGTAGCACAACCTAAAACAGGTAAAACAATGTTGTTAAAAGACATTGCTAATGCTATTGCTGCTAATCATCCTGAGGTTTATTTAATTGTTCTTTTAATTGACGAACGTCCAGAAGAGGTTACGGATATGCAACGCAGTGTTCGTGGAGAAGTTATCGCTTCTACTTTTGATAGAGAGCCACAAGAACACGTTAAAATTGCCAACATTGTTTTAGAGAAAGCCAAAAGATTAGTAGAGTGTGGTCACGATGTAGTAATCCTTTTGGATTCGATTACTCGTTTAGCAAGAGCCTACAATACAGTTCAACCCGCTTCTGGTAAAGTATTAAGTGGTGGTGTAGATGCCAATGCTTTACAAAAACCAAAACGTTTCTTTGGAGCAGCTCGTAATGTAGAAAATGGAGGTTCGTTGAGTATTATTGCAACCGCTTTAACCGAAACGGGTTCTAAAATGGATGAGGTGATTTTTGAAGAATTCAAAGGAACTGGAAATATGGAATTACAATTGGATAGAAAAATTGCTAACAAGCGTATCTTCCCTGCAATTGATTTAACATCTTCTAGTACGAGAAGAGATGATTTATTGTTGGATCCACAAACCTTACAACGTATGTGGATTATGCGTAAATACCTTTCGGATATGAATCCTGTGGAAGCAATGGATTTCATCAATGACCGATTCAAAAAAACTAAGAATAACGAGGAATTTTTGATTTCAATGAATGATTAA
- the truA gene encoding tRNA pseudouridine(38-40) synthase TruA → MRYFIHLAYNGTRFHGWQIQPNATSVQENLNKAFSVLLQTEINLMGAGRTDTGVHAREMYAHFDTDNSFDITTLVHKLNSFLPKDIVIYDIIPVHDDAHSRFDATKRTYEYHIHQFKNPFIDELSWYFHQPLDIDLMNQASQLLFNYTDFECFSKVNTDVNTFDCTIFEAYWKRGKNDQLVFTISANRFLRNMVRSIVGTLINLGLHKITLDDFTKIIESKSREKAGFSVPAHGLYLTKIEYDYINP, encoded by the coding sequence TTGAGATATTTCATACATTTAGCCTATAACGGTACCCGTTTTCATGGCTGGCAAATACAGCCAAATGCAACTTCTGTTCAGGAAAACCTGAACAAAGCATTTTCTGTTTTATTGCAAACTGAAATCAATTTGATGGGGGCCGGACGAACCGATACTGGAGTTCATGCAAGAGAAATGTATGCCCATTTTGATACGGATAACTCTTTTGACATAACAACCTTAGTTCACAAACTCAATTCTTTTTTACCAAAAGACATTGTGATTTATGACATCATTCCGGTTCATGATGACGCACATTCTCGATTTGACGCCACAAAAAGAACCTATGAATACCACATTCACCAATTCAAAAATCCATTTATAGATGAACTGAGTTGGTATTTCCATCAGCCTTTGGACATCGACTTGATGAACCAAGCTTCGCAATTATTATTTAATTATACCGATTTCGAATGTTTTTCTAAAGTCAATACCGATGTAAATACATTTGATTGTACTATTTTTGAAGCGTATTGGAAACGAGGAAAGAACGATCAACTTGTTTTTACGATTTCAGCAAATCGGTTTTTGAGAAATATGGTGCGTTCCATTGTTGGGACGCTTATCAATTTAGGGTTGCATAAGATTACATTAGATGATTTTACTAAAATTATTGAAAGTAAAAGCAGGGAAAAAGCAGGATTCTCTGTTCCAGCACATGGTTTATATTTAACGAAAATAGAATACGATTACATCAACCCATAG
- the lpdA gene encoding dihydrolipoyl dehydrogenase — MKYDIIVLGSGPGGYVTAIRASQLGFKVAVIEKENLGGVCLNWGCIPTKALLKSAQVFDYLKHASDYGLTVSSFDKDFSAVVNRSRGVADGMSKGVQFLMKKNKIDVIDGFGKIKPGKKVDVTDKDGKVTEYNADHIILATGARSRELPNLPQDGVKVIGYRQAMTLPKQPKSMIIVGSGAIGIEFAHFYNSMGTEVTIVEFMPNIVPVEDEDISKQMERSMKKAGVNIMTNASVEKIDTSGKGVKAFVKTAKGEEVLEADMLLSAVGIKTNIENIGLEEVGIATDKDKILVNAYNQTNIPGYYAIGDITPGQALAHVASAEGINCVEKIAGLHVEPIDYGNVPGCTYATPEIASVGLTEKAAKEKGYELKIGKFPFSASGKAKASGASDGFVKVIFDAKYGEWLGCHMIGAGVTDMIAEAVVARKLETTGHEILKAIHPHPTMSEAVMEAVADAYGEVIHL; from the coding sequence ATGAAATACGATATTATAGTTTTAGGAAGTGGACCTGGAGGATATGTAACTGCTATTAGAGCTTCTCAATTAGGTTTTAAAGTAGCCGTTATCGAAAAAGAAAATTTAGGTGGAGTATGTTTGAACTGGGGTTGTATTCCAACAAAAGCTTTGTTGAAATCTGCACAAGTTTTTGACTACTTAAAACACGCTTCAGACTACGGATTGACTGTTTCATCATTTGATAAAGATTTCTCTGCGGTAGTAAACCGTTCAAGAGGAGTAGCTGACGGAATGAGCAAAGGTGTTCAATTCTTGATGAAAAAAAATAAAATCGACGTTATTGATGGTTTTGGTAAAATCAAACCAGGAAAAAAAGTAGATGTAACTGATAAAGACGGTAAAGTAACAGAATACAATGCAGACCATATCATTTTGGCTACTGGAGCACGTTCTCGTGAATTGCCTAACTTACCTCAAGATGGTGTAAAAGTAATTGGATACCGTCAAGCAATGACCTTACCAAAACAACCAAAATCGATGATCATCGTGGGTTCGGGAGCTATTGGTATTGAATTTGCCCATTTTTACAACTCTATGGGAACAGAAGTAACCATTGTTGAGTTTATGCCTAATATTGTTCCTGTTGAAGACGAAGATATTTCGAAACAAATGGAACGTTCTATGAAAAAAGCAGGTGTCAATATTATGACTAACGCTTCAGTAGAAAAAATTGATACTTCTGGAAAAGGTGTAAAAGCATTTGTTAAAACAGCTAAAGGAGAAGAAGTATTAGAAGCTGACATGTTACTTTCTGCTGTTGGGATCAAAACCAACATTGAAAACATCGGATTAGAAGAAGTCGGAATCGCTACTGATAAAGATAAAATCTTAGTAAACGCATACAACCAAACGAATATCCCAGGTTATTACGCAATTGGAGATATTACTCCAGGACAAGCTTTGGCTCACGTAGCTTCTGCTGAAGGAATTAATTGTGTGGAAAAAATCGCTGGATTACATGTAGAACCAATTGATTACGGAAACGTACCAGGTTGTACCTATGCTACTCCTGAAATTGCTTCGGTTGGATTAACTGAAAAAGCAGCGAAAGAAAAAGGATACGAATTAAAAATTGGTAAATTCCCTTTCTCAGCTTCAGGAAAAGCAAAAGCTTCAGGAGCTTCTGATGGTTTCGTAAAAGTAATCTTTGATGCTAAATACGGAGAATGGTTAGGATGCCACATGATTGGTGCTGGTGTAACTGATATGATTGCTGAAGCAGTTGTAGCACGTAAACTAGAAACTACTGGACACGAAATCTTAAAAGCAATCCACCCACACCCTACTATGAGTGAGGCAGTAATGGAAGCGGTAGCAGATGCATACGGTGAAGTAATTCACTTGTAA
- a CDS encoding metallophosphoesterase family protein, which produces MKKILLLSDTHSHIDDTILKYVVQADEVWHAGDIGDLVVTDTIKKLKPLRAVYGNIDDAQARLEFPLHHRFFCEGVSVWITHIGGYPGKYNQAVRSELEQNSPQLFICGHSHILKVQFDKQNNLLFMNPGAAGKSGFHQVRTMLRFIIDGDAIKELEIIEIDKR; this is translated from the coding sequence ATGAAAAAAATTCTTTTACTCTCAGATACTCATAGTCATATTGACGATACGATTCTAAAATATGTCGTTCAAGCGGATGAGGTTTGGCATGCGGGAGATATTGGAGACCTTGTTGTAACGGATACAATTAAAAAATTAAAACCACTTCGCGCTGTTTATGGTAATATTGATGATGCACAAGCTCGTTTAGAATTTCCATTACATCATCGGTTTTTTTGTGAGGGAGTTTCGGTTTGGATTACCCACATTGGTGGTTATCCTGGAAAATATAATCAAGCTGTTCGTTCCGAATTAGAGCAAAATTCACCTCAATTATTTATTTGCGGACATTCGCACATTCTAAAAGTACAATTTGATAAGCAGAATAATTTGTTGTTTATGAATCCGGGTGCAGCGGGCAAAAGTGGTTTCCATCAAGTGAGAACGATGCTACGATTTATAATTGACGGTGATGCAATTAAAGAATTAGAAATTATCGAAATAGATAAGCGGTAA
- a CDS encoding ABC transporter ATP-binding protein — protein MKAKAFDTRLFKRILKYTKPYQLRFRGVIVFAISLSVFAALRPYLLKQTVDGYIKTHDQQGLLFYITLMGIVLLAEVFSQYYFVFWANWLGQDIVKDIRTKLFKHILSFRMKYFDHVPVGQLVTRSVSDIEAIARIFSQGLFMIISDLMKMVVVLFFMFYMNWKLTWIVIVAMPVLVFFTRIFQRKMQIAFEEVRTEIANMNSFVQERVTGMKIVQLFNREDIELDKFKNINEKHRKAWIKTILYNSIFFPIADIISSLTLGFIVLYGGFKILNGDMFTTFGDLFSYTMFIGMLFNPLRQIADKFNEMQLGMIAANRVFDILDTQDQIQDTGTIEAPVFKGDIEFKGVRFGYIPDEEVIKGIDLEVKAGQTIAIVGSTGAGKSTIINLLNRFYEINSGTICIDHHNIENYTLDSLRKQIAVVLQDVFLFADTIYNNITLNNPAISREEVLAAAQKIGVHDFIMSLPDNYDFDVKERGVMLSSGQRQLIAFLRAFVSNPSILILDEATSSIDTYSEELIQRATETITQGRTSIVIAHRLATIINADKIVVMDKGLVVEEGTHQELINKESGYYKNLYDSQFSVAN, from the coding sequence ATGAAGGCAAAAGCATTCGATACACGATTATTCAAACGAATATTAAAATACACTAAACCCTATCAATTACGATTTAGAGGAGTGATTGTATTTGCCATATCATTATCTGTTTTTGCGGCTTTGCGTCCTTATTTGTTAAAACAAACTGTTGATGGTTACATCAAAACTCATGATCAACAAGGTTTATTATTCTATATAACTTTAATGGGAATTGTTCTTTTAGCCGAGGTTTTTTCACAATATTATTTTGTGTTTTGGGCCAATTGGCTAGGACAAGATATCGTAAAAGATATTCGAACTAAATTATTCAAGCATATTTTAAGTTTCAGAATGAAATATTTTGACCACGTTCCTGTTGGTCAATTAGTCACACGTTCTGTTTCGGATATTGAAGCTATTGCCCGAATCTTCAGTCAAGGCCTTTTTATGATCATCAGTGATTTGATGAAGATGGTGGTAGTACTATTTTTCATGTTTTACATGAACTGGAAACTAACATGGATTGTCATTGTAGCTATGCCTGTTTTAGTATTTTTTACTCGTATTTTTCAACGCAAAATGCAAATTGCTTTTGAAGAAGTGCGAACAGAAATTGCCAACATGAATTCCTTTGTTCAGGAACGTGTTACTGGGATGAAAATTGTGCAATTGTTCAATCGTGAAGATATTGAATTGGACAAGTTTAAAAACATCAACGAAAAACATAGAAAAGCATGGATTAAAACAATCTTATACAACTCCATCTTCTTTCCTATTGCCGATATAATTTCTTCATTAACACTTGGTTTTATTGTCTTATATGGAGGATTTAAAATTCTGAATGGCGATATGTTTACCACTTTTGGGGATTTATTTTCGTATACTATGTTCATTGGAATGTTATTCAATCCGTTGCGCCAAATTGCGGATAAATTCAACGAAATGCAATTAGGGATGATTGCTGCCAATCGTGTTTTTGATATTTTAGATACCCAAGACCAAATTCAAGATACTGGAACTATTGAGGCTCCCGTTTTTAAAGGTGATATTGAATTTAAGGGTGTGCGATTTGGATATATACCTGATGAAGAAGTGATCAAAGGAATTGATTTAGAAGTTAAAGCGGGACAAACCATAGCTATTGTAGGTTCTACAGGTGCTGGAAAGTCAACGATTATTAATTTGTTAAATCGTTTTTATGAGATCAATAGCGGAACCATTTGTATCGATCATCATAACATTGAGAATTATACATTGGACTCGTTACGAAAGCAAATTGCGGTGGTTTTACAAGACGTTTTCTTATTTGCAGATACCATTTACAATAATATAACCTTGAATAATCCAGCTATTTCTCGTGAAGAAGTTTTAGCTGCAGCACAAAAGATTGGCGTACACGATTTTATCATGAGTTTGCCAGACAATTATGACTTTGATGTAAAAGAACGAGGCGTAATGCTATCGTCTGGGCAACGCCAATTGATTGCTTTTTTACGTGCCTTTGTAAGTAATCCGAGTATTTTGATTCTAGATGAAGCTACTTCTTCTATAGATACCTATTCAGAAGAATTAATTCAACGAGCAACAGAAACAATCACACAAGGGCGAACTTCTATTGTTATTGCCCACCGATTAGCTACCATTATTAATGCTGATAAAATTGTAGTCATGGACAAAGGTTTGGTTGTAGAAGAAGGAACACATCAAGAGTTAATTAATAAAGAAAGTGGTTATTATAAAAATTTATACGATTCCCAATTTTCGGTGGCCAATTAA
- a CDS encoding ATP-binding protein has protein sequence MPLKITLLKINFFLKFMAFNRISSLFILVLLLWNCSVISQNKIVSKKETEKELKEAIRLMRKGSYDKSLVKCRTILRNAITLKDNDIIASTYNTIGGNFDLFSNPEKAFFYYKKGLIYADRTNNLKLKNLLHNNLGNIYCFDKKEYQKGIEHYKQSLEYSEQIKDSARLVLTNLNVAWAYFDINEFDKGLPHLQFTNLHHEKHGSDLTIVALKMLNGIYYGVKKEHSKAESNFNEAIQLGNAGDEKFDLALTHQEYAKYLNSVQKHKEAFDHLATYNTITDELNAEDKLNKAKNEGLNLEIEEYKREVEKIESEFKTQQDVLNQEKVMTRRKLIAIISIFLISIVLFYFYLQNSRLIQKNRLSGLRNKIQQNIINATISGQETERKKIASFLHDNISALLSSAGLHLSVIKKNNSNSNEDEITKTIHLLEEAHNKVRDLSHELIPALLVRFGLLFALEDLCEKNSNSTLQFQFECNINNSQRYTEDFEIKVYFIISELINNIVKHSKATTAKIIIKENANYFKIQVIDNGIGFDTNQFQIIEGFGLNQIRARINVMRGNLNIDSKIEKGTTIKIDIPNSKA, from the coding sequence ATGCCATTAAAAATAACCTTATTAAAGATTAATTTTTTTCTAAAATTTATGGCTTTTAATCGTATTTCATCCCTTTTTATTCTTGTTTTACTTTTATGGAACTGTTCTGTTATATCTCAAAACAAAATAGTTTCTAAAAAAGAAACAGAGAAAGAATTGAAAGAGGCTATTCGATTAATGCGTAAAGGGAGCTATGATAAATCCCTTGTAAAATGCCGAACCATTCTTCGTAATGCAATAACACTAAAAGACAATGATATTATTGCGTCCACTTATAATACTATTGGAGGTAATTTTGATTTATTCTCAAATCCAGAAAAAGCCTTTTTTTACTATAAAAAAGGATTAATTTATGCAGATCGCACTAATAATTTAAAATTAAAAAATTTACTGCATAACAATCTAGGAAATATCTACTGTTTCGATAAAAAGGAATATCAAAAAGGTATTGAACATTATAAACAATCTCTCGAATACAGTGAACAAATTAAAGATTCTGCTCGACTTGTTTTAACCAATTTAAATGTTGCGTGGGCTTACTTTGATATCAACGAGTTTGACAAAGGTCTCCCCCATTTACAGTTTACGAATCTTCATCATGAAAAGCATGGAAGCGACTTAACTATTGTTGCTCTAAAAATGCTTAACGGTATCTACTATGGAGTAAAAAAAGAGCATTCTAAAGCTGAAAGTAATTTTAACGAAGCGATTCAGCTTGGCAATGCAGGTGATGAAAAATTTGACTTAGCTCTAACACATCAAGAGTATGCTAAATATCTAAATTCAGTTCAAAAACACAAAGAGGCTTTTGACCATCTAGCTACTTACAATACAATTACTGATGAGTTAAATGCAGAGGACAAATTAAACAAAGCAAAAAATGAAGGCCTTAATTTAGAAATTGAAGAATACAAGAGAGAGGTCGAAAAAATTGAATCTGAATTTAAAACACAACAAGACGTTTTAAATCAGGAAAAAGTGATGACTAGACGAAAACTTATTGCTATAATTTCTATTTTCTTAATAAGTATAGTATTGTTTTATTTTTACTTACAAAATTCAAGACTTATCCAGAAAAATAGATTAAGTGGTTTGCGAAATAAAATCCAACAGAATATTATAAACGCAACTATTTCTGGCCAAGAAACGGAACGAAAAAAAATCGCATCCTTTTTACACGACAATATTAGTGCCCTATTGTCCTCAGCTGGATTGCATCTTAGTGTTATTAAAAAAAATAACAGTAACTCTAATGAAGATGAAATCACAAAAACGATTCATCTTTTAGAAGAAGCTCACAATAAAGTGAGAGATTTGTCTCACGAATTAATTCCCGCTCTCTTAGTTCGATTTGGACTTCTTTTTGCTTTAGAAGATTTATGCGAAAAGAATTCTAACTCTACTTTACAATTTCAGTTTGAATGTAATATCAATAACAGCCAAAGGTATACAGAAGATTTTGAAATTAAAGTTTACTTTATAATTTCTGAACTTATCAATAATATTGTCAAACATAGTAAAGCGACTACAGCTAAAATCATAATTAAAGAAAACGCAAATTACTTTAAAATTCAAGTTATTGATAATGGAATCGGTTTTGATACCAACCAATTTCAAATAATTGAGGGATTTGGTCTCAACCAGATTAGAGCTAGAATTAATGTGATGAGGGGAAATTTAAATATCGACTCAAAAATAGAAAAAGGAACAACAATTAAGATTGATATTCCAAATTCCAAAGCGTAA
- a CDS encoding DUF4293 domain-containing protein codes for MIQRIQTLYLLIAFIVTGVLPFVFPLWTLANGNDFLFMQNQLYVILFGLSTTMSLLSIISYKKRQHQFVIGRLNIILNLILLGLFVYHSLNLSGETPAVSEKGIGMFLPILAIVLLGFANKAIKKDEDLVKSVDRLR; via the coding sequence ATGATACAAAGAATACAAACCTTATATCTTTTAATAGCTTTTATAGTTACAGGCGTACTCCCATTTGTTTTTCCATTATGGACATTAGCAAATGGCAATGACTTTTTATTCATGCAAAATCAGTTGTATGTTATCCTTTTTGGTTTGAGTACCACTATGAGTTTATTAAGTATTATTTCGTATAAAAAAAGACAACATCAGTTTGTTATTGGCAGACTGAATATCATATTAAATTTAATTTTATTAGGATTATTTGTTTATCATTCACTAAATCTATCCGGAGAGACTCCAGCAGTTTCAGAGAAGGGTATTGGGATGTTTCTACCTATCTTGGCTATCGTATTATTAGGTTTTGCTAATAAGGCCATCAAGAAGGATGAAGATCTTGTAAAATCTGTGGATCGATTGAGATAA
- a CDS encoding response regulator, which yields MENKIKIYLADDHQVLLDGLLILLKTVANFEVVGFSLNGYNLYEEVEKTNADVLILDLNMPEKDGIEVIKEFAQKGIPCKVIILSSYDDLKLIKEVMRLGANGYLTKQCAGENIVEAIQAVSNGEDYFCRSVREKIFNLVTKDNQKVNPNFTLANTILTERELEVITLISLELSGKEISDKLFISTNTVETHRKNIMKKIGAKNTIGLVKYAIKNNLIKD from the coding sequence ATGGAAAACAAAATAAAAATCTATCTCGCTGATGATCATCAAGTCCTTCTTGATGGACTTCTTATTTTGCTTAAAACAGTCGCTAATTTTGAAGTAGTAGGATTTTCTCTAAATGGATACAATCTGTATGAAGAAGTAGAAAAAACAAATGCAGATGTATTAATTCTTGATTTAAATATGCCAGAAAAAGATGGTATTGAAGTAATTAAAGAATTTGCCCAAAAAGGAATTCCCTGTAAAGTAATCATTTTATCTAGTTACGACGATTTAAAATTAATCAAAGAGGTGATGCGATTAGGAGCTAATGGTTATCTAACAAAACAATGTGCTGGAGAAAATATTGTTGAAGCCATACAAGCCGTTAGTAATGGAGAGGACTATTTTTGTAGATCAGTTAGAGAAAAAATATTTAATCTAGTTACTAAAGACAATCAAAAAGTAAACCCCAATTTTACTCTTGCCAATACAATTTTAACAGAAAGGGAATTGGAAGTAATCACCCTTATTTCACTTGAATTAAGCGGAAAAGAAATTAGTGATAAATTATTCATAAGTACGAATACCGTAGAAACCCATCGGAAAAATATTATGAAAAAAATTGGTGCTAAAAATACGATTGGATTGGTCAAATATGCCATTAAAAATAACCTTATTAAAGATTAA